The Pochonia chlamydosporia 170 chromosome 1, whole genome shotgun sequence genome window below encodes:
- a CDS encoding beta subunit of citrate lyase (similar to Trichoderma reesei QM6a XP_006963057.1), with translation MAAAARSTSILRRSLLYVPSSSQKMLTKSLGLTSDNITYDLEDSVTPSLKPEARKQLKSHISSLKTRPSSISELAVRVNAVSTSFALDDLTSLASEQLVDAVVVPKVESAADLTFVSDVLRHVSPERHADNSANPVKIIALIESARAVMDLSSICRASPFLSGLIFAAEDFALDLSITRTPSLTEFLYARSAIVTAARAAGLPSAIDLVCTSYRGEQGIKRLQEECEGGKSMGFNGKQCIHPNQVDIVQNLFAPTNEEVEWAVRVVIADEKAAALGRGAWTLDGKMIDAPVSGKARAVVAKAEQCGFDVPELRRKWNHQEPE, from the exons atGGCAGCCGCGGCGAGGTCAACGTCCATCCTCCGCCGCTCTCTTCTCTATG TCCCCTCCTCGTCACAGAaaatgctcacaaagtccCTGGGCCTAACCTCGGACAACATTACATATGACCTGGAGGACTCGGTCACGCCATCTCTCAAGCCAGAGGCTCGAAAACAACTCAAGTCGCACATTTCCTCCCTGAAAACCCGCCCGTCATCAATCTCAGAACTTGCTGTTCGAGTCAATGCCGTCTCCACCTCCTTCGCGCTCGATGACCTAACGTCTCTGGCCTCTGAACAACTCGTTGATGCAGTTGTCGTGCCCAAAGTCGAGTCGGCGGCTGATTTGACATTTGTCTCTGATGTTCTGCGACATGTATCCCCAGAAAGACATGCAGACAACTCAGCCAACCCCGTCAAGATCATAGCTCTGATAGAATCTGCCAGAGCCGTCATGGACCTGTCTAGCATCTGCCGAGCATCTCCCTTTTTGAGCGGTCTAATATTTGCCGCCGAGGATTTTGCTCTCGACTTGTCCATTACAAGGACTCCGTCTCTCACCGAGTTTCTCTACGCCCGCTCTGCAATAGTCACGGCCGCCAGGGCCGCTGGCTTACCGAGTGCCATAGACTTGGTCTGCACCTCATACCGTGGCGAGCAAGGCATTAAGAGGCTTCAAGAGGAATGCGAGGGAGGAAAATCAATGGGATTCAACGGCAAACAATGTATCCACCCCAACCAAGTCGACATTGTCCAAAACTTGTTTGCCCCAACCAATGAAGAGGTTGAATGGGCCGTTCGGGTAGTCATTGCTGACGAAAAGGCCGCAGCCTTGGGTAGAGGAGCCTGGACACTAGACGGTAAGATGATTGATGCTCCGGTCTCTGGCAAAGCTCGAGCCGTCGTTGCAAAGGCTGAGCAGTGCGGATTTGACGTCCCTGAGCTGAGGCGGAAATGGAACCACCAGGAACCTGAATGA
- a CDS encoding O-methyltransferase, family 3 (similar to Metarhizium robertsii ARSEF 23 XP_011411498.1) translates to MSKLFIGGLAWHTEETTLRQKFEEFGAVEEAVVVKDRDTGRSRGFGFVRYTQENDAQNAIAAMNNVEFDGRTIRVDKASDNGPRGGYGGGRGGGQGFGGRGGYAAPMPYGLPQQPPGYPVAAPQMYAPVAYGRPYPQPQPAYGMPPQGYGVPPYGYADPSQQQGAPMPQQHQPPAPPPQGGRGY, encoded by the exons ATGTCGAAGCTCTTTATAGG CGGCCTGGCATGGCATACCGAAGAGACCACTCTTCGCCAGAAGTTTGAGGAATTTGGTGCCGTTGAGGAAGCG GTGGTGGTCAAGGATCGAGATACTGGCCGTAGCCGTGGCTTTGGTTTTGTGCGGTACACCCAAGAGAACGATGCCCAGAATGCTATAGCTGCCATGAACAATGTCGA GTTTGACGGTCGAACGATTCGCGTAGACAAAGCATCTGATAACGGCCCTCGCGGAGGGTATGGTggtggtcgaggaggaggccaGGGATTTGGAGGTAGGGGAGGCTATGCAGCGCCGATGCCGTATGGTCTTCCACAACAGCCTCCTGGCTATCCAGTTGCTGCTCCTCAGATGTATGCGCCAGTGGCATATGGCAGGCCGTATCCCCAACCTCAGCCAGCATATGGAATGCCTCCCCAGG GATATGGTGTTCCGCCATATGGATATGCGGACCCTTCCCAGCAGCAAGGAGCTCCGATGCcccagcagcatcagcctCCCGCTCCACCTCCTCAGGGCGGAAGGGGATACTAA
- a CDS encoding ChaC-like protein (similar to Metarhizium robertsii ARSEF 23 XP_007820450.2) yields MSRPHLPLSPSDLEFGLFSEDHRGTPEAPGRVVTLIERSYWEKLTDHHDSAPEKVWGVAYRIKPEKVSEVKEYLDIREINGYSIHFTPFHPADGSAPMKTLVYIGTPDNEQFVGPQDPQKLAQHILNSQGPSGLNKDYLYGLDTALNELSPDSGDHHVSDLAQRVRALDTLVNGVSPQVGSG; encoded by the coding sequence ATGTCGAGACCTCATTTGCCTCTTTCCCCCTCTGACCTAGAATTTGGTCTATTTAGTGAAGATCACCGTGGGACTCCAGAGGCTCCAGGTCGTGTGGTTACTCTGATCGAACGCTCCTACTGGGAGAAGCTTACCGACCACCATGACTCTGCACCAGAAAAGGTCTGGGGTGTGGCATATCGAATCAAGCCTGAAAAGGTGTCTGAAGTCAAGGAGTATCTGGATATTCGAGAAATTAATGGCTACTCGATTCACTTTACACCCTTTCATCCCGCTGACGGATCTGCTCCCATGAAAACCTTGGTCTATATCGGCACTCCCGACAATGAGCAGTTTGTCGGTCCTCAGGATCCCCAAAAGCTGGCGCAACATATCCTCAATAGCCAAGGGCCAAGCGGTCTGAACAAAGATTACCTCTACGGACTTGACACTGCCCTCAACGAGTTGTCCCCAGACAGCGGAGATCACCATGTGAGTGACTTGGCGCAACGAGTTCGAGCTCTTGATACCTTGGTCAATGGAGTTTCGCCGCAAGTCGGATCAGGATGA
- a CDS encoding EF-hand protein (similar to Metarhizium robertsii ARSEF 23 XP_007820449.2), with protein MAYNKPYDPDALPRFAEPEQKPGSAPPPQTYQQNRYEKKPPPPAPRDNYPPPHPQPTHSQTFHSGGGGGGGGGSGAPRPAPQPQSRPPPQQQHHPPPSPAPDATGADPTLLPLFRAVDKDGTGQLSEKELSAALVNGDWTSFDIQTVRMMIRMFDSDRNGTINFDEFCGLWSFLASWRTLFDRFDVDRSGNISLQEFTDALIAFRYRLSPQFVELLFRTYDKRNEGVMSFDLFVQSCISLKRMTDVFKKYDDDRDGFITLSFEDFLSEILKQLK; from the exons ATGGCATACAACAAGCCCTACGATCCCGACGCCTTGCCCAG GTTTGCCGAACCTGAGCAA AAACCCGGCTCTGCGCCGCCGCCCCAGACCTACCAGCAAAACCGTTACGAGAAGAAACCTCCTCCCCCAGCCCCGAGAGACAATTACCCTCCACCGCATCCTCAGCCAACTCACAGCCAAACCTTTCAtagtggtggtggaggaggaggaggaggaggatcgGGGGCACCTCGCCCTGCTCCTCAGCCTCAAAGTCGCCCTCcaccacagcagcagcatcacccGCCGCCCTCGCCTGCCCCGGATGCCACTGGTGCTGACCCGACGCTGCTGCCTCTCTTCCGGGCCGTAGACAAagatg GAACCGGTCAGCTTTCCGAAAAGGAACTATCCGCAGCTCTTGTCAACGGCGACTGGACCTCTTTTGACATTCAAACCGTGCGAATGATGATTCGCATGTTTGACTCCGATCGCAACGGCACCATCAACTTCGACGAGTTCTGTGGCCTGTGGTCCTTTCTCGCCTCGTGGCGCACTCTATTCGACCGCTTCGACGTCGATCGCAGCGGAAACATTTCCCTTCAAGAGTTCACAGACGCTCTCATCGCATTCCGGTACCGCCTCAGTCCCCAATTTGTCGAATTGCTCTTCCGCACCTACGACAAGCGCAACGAGGGTGTCATGAGCTTCGACCTCTTTGTACAGAGCTGCATATCTCTGAAACGCATGACAGACGTTTTCAAAAAGTATGACGACGATCGGGATGGATTCATCACGTTGAGCTTTGAGGACTTTTTGAGTGAAATCTTGAAGCAGCTCAAGTAG
- a CDS encoding beta-lactamase superfamily domain-containing protein yields MALTIKQLNGGASFLLTFEPIEDDSTDGAQEVEPFRVLLDPSLEGPSNNGHAKFSSTSYTQRAHVSTLRELPEPDLVIISSSRRDHCNEATLRQLAPHGTKTLILAEPAAAKLVKSWRYFDEGKVLAVGRWQDPRKTGRDTAIRVPISPRVLGGDEGQVTVSFISQTKERKGNQAAIGITYRPAPSTATICRRPTTATATSSSTPLSGFASRMASLVNLSTHETVNSPILPPLPAFAPLTPPASPVPPSLRTKRSTASLSPHARDRSVSIIFSPHGTSYSAIETYATSHLVSEAALPLTALLHCFDTVSQPWWLGGNVNGLHDGQDIVAKLGARAWISMYDGEKRTRGLTKRLTRRTKYNIDEVREIVNRTTDNLADSRKADSTHSGKIDRPTEVMALKIGEEVALTSEGVWAVEPPSPAQSVRCGHRLSIFHILNGGGTGERISSFRISKLWSGIAMV; encoded by the coding sequence ATGGCTCTCACCATTAAGCAACTCAATGGGGGTGCCTCCTTTCTGCTTACTTTTGAGCCCATCGAGGATGATTCAACGGACGGCGCACAGGAAGTCGAGCCCTTCCGAGTCCTCCTAGACCCTTCGCTCGAAGGACCTTCAAATAATGGACATGCGAAATTTTCATCCACCAGCTACACGCAAAGAGCACATGTCTCAACATTACGTGAGCTACCTGAACCAGACCTAGTTATTATAAGCAGCAGTCGCCGTGACCATTGCAACGAGGCCACGCTTCGGCAACTAGCACCTCATGGCACCAAGACGCTCATACTAGCAGAGCCTGCCGCCGCAAAGCTCGTCAAAAGCTGGAGATATTTCGATGAAGGCAAAGTTTTGGCTGTTGGGAGATGGCAGGACCCTCGGAAAACCGGACGAGACACCGCCATCAGGGTACCAATATCCCCCAGAGTGCTTGGAGGGGATGAAGGCCAAGTTACCGTCTCTTTTATATCTCAGACAAAGGAGAGAAAAGGCAATCAAGCAGCAATCGGCATAACATATCGACCAGCACCCTCTACAGCAACAATTTGTCGAAGGCCAACAACCGCTACAGCAACATCTTCGTCCACGCCCTTGTCAGGCTTCGCCTCACGGATGGCGAGCCTCGTCAATCTTTCCACCCATGAAACCGTCAACTCGCCCATCTTGCCGCCTCTTCCTGCTTTCGCACCACTCACAccgccagccagcccagtTCCTCCCTCGTTGAGGACAAAACGATCTACGGCCTCGCTCTCCCCTCACGCCAGGGACCGCAGCGTGTCTATAATATTCTCTCCCCACGGTACGTCCTACAGTGCAATCGAGACATACGCAACGTCACATCTCGTATCTGAAGCAGCACTGCCGCTGACGGCACTCCTGCACTGCTTCGATACCGTCTCTCAACCCTGGTGGCTTGGTGGAAATGTCAACGGTCTTCATGATGGTCAAGACATTGTAGCCAAGCTCGGCGCAAGAGCATGGATCAGCATGTACGATGGGGAGAAGCGTACGCGCGGTCTGACGAAGAGATTAACCCGGAGAACGAAGTACAATATAGATGAGGTGCGGGAAATTGTCAACCGGACGACGGACAACCTCGCCGATTCTCGCAAAGCCGACTCTACACATTCGGGGAAGATTGACAGACCGACCGAAGTCATGGCACTCAAGATTGGTGAAGAGGTTGCTCTTACGAGCGAGGGAGTGTGGGCAGTTGAACCTCCGTCTCCGGCACAGTCGGTGCGTTGCGGTCACCGCTTGAGCATCTTTCATATACTTAATGGGGGAGGCACCGGAGAACGGATATCGTCATTTCGAATAAGTAAGCTCTGGTCGGGAATAGCAATGGTGTAA
- a CDS encoding transcription factor (similar to Colletotrichum gloeosporioides Nara gc5 XP_007276609.1) has translation MPPRTSLTSSFSITDANNEVVCPLRNQDGSSCRKRCIGEKRYRSMQEHIRRAHPEHYIPKLPATEESFLLMINSPPSERRPDQGPTSTPQSLFPATHPNFQLASRKLLTPGVRKGAHDRRNYYRDGSSNPGTPRHSDEYTTSGVGPMLGTASAAAALAELHGIKSEREIDMDGYYSDSDGRRIPRTSIELPPLHLSNNDITSDPYGSSINRQREILPSLLANSPPGRSSTLPPLQRPLGPNRPRKQSITKRGREPGHKKKNSRGSTADWLRRFQNEDRFRPANDRKALSAEPSADFGKRWEDLIDAADQAASAAGDLDEERTPVPQSPVSIHRASLPPFSQHQFQPGSYQASPLQQALTPPSYNQDSIDPFPSVESGESGENFHIGSRGLSDSSPTYSSSQNTQIYCAACQSVSLLKSSYACTECICGLCQTCVEVLMAEHGARRKCPRCATIGGRFKPFQLDIR, from the exons ATGCCGCCACGAACATCGTTAACATCATCCTTTTCAATCACGGACGCCAACAATGAGGTCGTCTGCCCGCTCCGCAATCAAGATGGTTCGAGCTGTCGCAAGAGATGCATCGGC GAGAAACGGTACCGCTCAATGCAGGAGCACATCCGCCGAGCTCACCCTGAGCACTATATTCCCAAGCTTCCTGCAACCGAAGAAAGCTTCCTTCTCATGATCAATTCACCGCCCTCCGAACGTCGACCTGATCAAGGTCCTACCTCAACTCCGCAGAGTTTGTTTCCCGCTACCCATCCAAACTTCCAGCTAGCCAGTCGCAAGTTGCTAACACCTGGCGTGCGCAAAGGCGCTCATGACCGACGAAATTACTATCGGGATGGCTCCAGCAATCCTGGCACGCCTCGCCACAGCGATGAATATACGACAAGTGGTGTAGGCCCTATGCTTGGGACTGCAAGTGCTGCTGCGGCTCTTGCCGAGCTCCACGGCATCAAGTCGGAGAGGGAGATTGATATGGAC GGTTATTATTCCGACTCCGATGGCCGCCGCATTCCGCGGACGTCAATTGAGTTACCACCTCTCCATCTGTCCAACAACGACATCACAAGCGATCCGTATGGCTCCAGCATAAATCGGCAGCGCGAGATACTGCCATCGTTACTTGCCAATTCCCCTCCCGGTCGATCATCTACGCTTCCCCCCCTCCAGAGACCGCTGGGGCCCAATCGTCCCCGAAAGCAATCCATAACGAAACGTGGGCGTGAGCCCGGTCATAAAAAGAAGAATTCGCGCGGGTCTACTGCGGATTGGCTCCGACGCTTCCAAAACGAGGATCGATTTCGGCCAGCCAATGACCGCAAAGCCTTATCAGCAGAGCCCTCGGCGGACTTTGGTAAACGATGGGAAGACCTCATAGACGCTGCAGACCAAGCTGCGTCTGCGGCCGGTGACTTGGATGAGGAAAGAACTCCG GTGCCGCAGTCCCCGGTCTCTATTCATCGAGCCTCTCTACCACCTTTCTCACAGCACCAGTTTCAACCTGGGAGCTACCAAGCATCTCCATTACAGCAAGCCTTGACACCACCGTCATATAATCAAGACAGTATCGACCCATTCCCGTCCGTTGAGAGTGGCGAGAGTGGAGAGAATTTCCACATTGGATCTCGCGGCCTGTCAGACTCTTCGCCAACGTATTCCTCGTCGCAAAACACACAGATCTACTGTGCGGCTTGTCAAAGTGTATCCCTGCTGAAGAGCTCCTACGCCTGTACTGAATGCATTTGTGGTTTATGCCAGACATGTGTTGAGGTGCTCATGGCAGAACACGGAGCCCGGAGGAAATGCCCACGCTGTGCTACCATCGGCGGCCGGTTCAAGCCCTTCCAGCTCGACATCAGATGA